The following DNA comes from Candidatus Hydrogenedentota bacterium.
ATCTGGCGGAAAATCCGCGTGTAGGCATCACGGTGCTGACGGCAGCGTACGAATCGTGGAGCCTTACCGGTGAGTTTCTGGGATTCGAGACTTCCGGACCGGCGGTTGATTTCGTCAATAGCCGGCCGATGTTCCGCTACAACTCCTACACGGGCGTGCGCGCGGCCGGACTGATCCGTGTCCGCGACGTGACGAACAAGCAGCAGCTTGGCAAGGGTCCGATGGTGTTGGGCTTTGGGAAAGCGTTCGCGGCCCGGGTGATTCTAGCCGCAAAGAAGAGTCCTCAACGGTGTATGCCCATGCCTGTGGAAGAGAAATTCCGGCGGCTCTCGGCGGTGCGCGCCATTGCGTTTATGGGCTCAGACGGATTCCCGAGGACGTTCCCTTTGCTGGCGTGTTTTGCCGCAGATTCGCGACGGCTTGTGTTTGCGTGGAACGGATGCGAGACCTATCGCACGTTACTTGACGTGGGAAGCGAAGTGGCGGTGGCGATTA
Coding sequences within:
- a CDS encoding pyridoxamine 5'-phosphate oxidase family protein: MRRRKGSRFIEGMLERPHGSKGGSEVSDVLRPDVCEALAGEMTPKFLATLDGNGRPNCVPIISTMPYQDDVLVFGEFMMNKSRRNLAENPRVGITVLTAAYESWSLTGEFLGFETSGPAVDFVNSRPMFRYNSYTGVRAAGLIRVRDVTNKQQLGKGPMVLGFGKAFAARVILAAKKSPQRCMPMPVEEKFRRLSAVRAIAFMGSDGFPRTFPLLACFAADSRRLVFAWNGCETYRTLLDVGSEVAVAIITMDPIAYQVKGRFSGAIGGVGMIELTECYSASPPL